The DNA window gacgtgaactaaaatattttctttctagcactcgttttgagcactagtccaaaccaaaaaggatttacttaagtgagcatagatagcttttgttggccgatttagaattaacgataatttgcagctaacactactgtaaatccactgtactatttagatgtacggtagattgttctttcaaaaacctgttttaatccacctagcggtgcaattgtgcctttctcaatcatgaacacgagaatttttgcgttttattatatttttttttttttatatttcgattatagaggtttaaaccttaaggtcattcgcctcttcgggttagaaaaatcgcttatgaaaaatttctaaccctatgtgcggggtcgggactcgaacccaggtgcgctgcgtacaaggcaatcgattcaccAACTACGCTAGGCCCACCAccaatttttgcgttgtttatattcattaaaagctttcaaatgcaaatattacattttattattatacataacatgacaaatatacaagaaaagaaatcattattcgagttctaaaattttgtaaaagaaaaaatagcCACGGTAATagtgaactgaaaaaaggtgcgaaatcagcaaagtccaaaaaagtcgatctttaacaaaaaaaaaaatattttagtgATAACATaacatctcgacgtttcatacattttaaagatgtttggcatcaaaaatacgaattcgatttctgaaatttcatagggtcccccctttgaaaaaaaatttgagttccggcttatatgagagacattttagcgaaatttttaccttttttgctttcatcggagtatcggtttgaatcgcaatttgctatgtgatcgcacgccacaacctgtaactccggaaccggaagtcggatcgggatgaaattaaatagccatttacgggagcgcaacacctttcatttgagactaagtttggttgaatcggtccagcaatctccgagaaaccgatgtgactgttattctgaatttggatacttccgccggggcttccagaaccgatgatggtggctaaTGTAGCcgaagagactttgaatggatgttagtgacctaatactacaaatcgaagcagttgtggtcatattttggaaaaaatttcacctttatacactCATGGCAGAATTTAATAAAATCggcattttctgcgtgatcgtgctcagcaccctgtaattccagaaccggaagtcgtatccatcagaaattcaatagcagcctatgggaacgttgcacctttcatttgagactaagtttgtcaaaatcggtttagctatctctgagaaaaatgagtgacatttttggtcacattcacacacacatacgcacatacacacacatacatacatacacacatacatacacacgcacagacgaATTCGACGAAcggaatcgaatggtatatgtcactcgaccctccgggcctccgttaaaaagtcggttttcagagcaattgcaatacctttctattgagaaaggcaaaacgtttacaaatccaatagaattgccatggcattcggtattatcacactcaatgactatttctcagttgattttaccataagagattgaacgttgaaaacgtgacctctaaaaatcactatttctcgtttgtcacttcatacattgatttatcgtaaatagtttgtttgcagcacttttagaactttgtatggcgaatagttttgctgaaataactaagttattatctcgtctatttgaaaagttatgaacgatttttgttgaaaaatacaccattttcaaaaattaattatttattttacagaaataacgctcccgttgtcttcctaaatacagcttttgGACCATAGTGCATTGTCTCGCTAATTTCCTTTTCTGACCCAGTGTGCATAGGCTTCGGGAGAAATTTCATCGCCTGGGAATTTTCAGTTAGAGTATGGTAGATGTACTACCGGGAACTATCTGAGAAGTTCGCATCCAAACTGGGAGCTAAAAGGCTTACGTGCGCAGAAGAGGTAAATGGCCCAACGCACAGAGGCATAACTAACTTCAAACCCTggccaaaatagaaaaatattgtttttgtttatttgtccatattttcatgttaatttgttcttcaaaacatactctaacgttttgcttaaaaagaaaagcgttttctttggataatttttgtatgcaataatttgaaatcagtgattttttacacattttattagcttgaaAACCATTATCCCTCAATTTTCCAGATGGCTCCAAACCTAATTACCCAAAGTcaatatataaatcaaaatcgTGCTTTTCATAGCAAAATCTAGCAACTACAATTGATTGGGGTCAATTTTAGCTTTTCTTTGtcatttttgggtaaatttATAAAAGTACTCACTTTCTTCAATTTTCCACATATTCATTAGTAAAAAAAGTACCTTGTCGGGTAAATCTGTTATAAGAAGAAGATTATTTGGAGTGTCCTCTCACTGTTCCATGAAGAAAACATTCCCAATTAATCCCATTCTTTTTTACAGCTGTTTGAAAATGTCGTGTTTTTTGCTCAAATTTAagagaatacaattaaaaaatcAGTATTGGAGCTATTTTAAAGATCTTATatgaaaagaataatttgagaCGGCGcctgtggttgagtggtaagcgtgaccgctactcattcttcggaagggaagtaaatccgttggtccccggtccatgagttgatggatcgatatctagtccagaagtgaagtcacctctctgacgtcggtaaagaagaagtagtatCCAAGttctacacacaaaaaaataatgaaatttaaacgacatgtaaatcaatacgaatgtaaacatacaaagattgaatcaaaactttgattgaaaattacgttaaaatcaatgcactcaattggagcaccaaaaagcatacaattttacactttcattagtgtaatattacatgtcatccattttacagcaatatgcgtgtaaaaaatacattgaagtgcattggttttgcgtttaaagaaactgtaatttttaatccacgtgtagaattataataaaattcgttgaagaaagcatgacaagtcgtgtggatttttggtgcaacttaattttacatttttattcatgctccaaatatgtgcatgaaaataaacttaaaattacaaaatatttttttccgtgtatacttactaacaaatatcctcaccctacttgtggagtgcgcagtagtatatacggcatctaacaaaagcaagtatcgaacTAACCATTCCTTCGCTCTCCTCCCGCGATCTACGttagggcctggccggcgccagtATTGATCAACAAAcaatttaggattaccaggagttgcgcattgaaagatgtttcgctactcccaagcataattatctacttattccctgtgcaacttcagctagtccagatcgataacggagtagcggccaggggtggtcgcacaagctcaagccaAGCTTACATGTcaagaatgatttgattgagtcccccatattattttttgttagacTGCGTCCATTAATCAAATTGAGCTATTATGACCACGATAGCCATATAAAAGAGTGTGAAATATAACTTCCACTAACCTTACTATATGAAACGTAACGTACACAAGTTGCCTTGGAAACGTAAGCGAAGCatcaaacaaattatgcaatctTCTCATTCCAGTTCCTTGTCTCCAGATCGCAAGTGTTGACGTGAATAATCCAGATTGAATACGATAATCACTTGGATAGATTTCTATTACCGaatttacaaaaacttgaatattttttatactataagaaaaccagaaaagcaaaataaacataTTAACTTGAAACAGAATGTTTTAATTGATGAAAACAGTTGAAACAGACTAAATCTCAATGAGAGGTTTTCTCAAACTGATAGATTACTCTAAAAACACGTTtacattgaaaaataattatgctCGTGGAATTCGCTTATTTACGACTGTGCATCACACTGCAAGgaggtttaatattttcatattttggtcataaattgtctaaaaccacgaaaaataatttttcatcacttgttatcgtataaaaaacttaaaaacatgtgaaataattttagccatggatttgatatagttacgccactgtgcaACGTACGCAGAGAAGTTTAAGAGCCCAACTTAGGAAGCAAATCGGAATGAACGAAGTGCATCCTAATGGATCACAAGAAGAAGACTGGGAGATAAGCGGCTCAAGGGATAGGAAATTAATGGCTCCAAGTTAACAGCGCAAAATTTGAGAGTTTACGTTCAAAGGGCATAATCGGTCTCTCACGCAGTAATACTTTGCTGTAGTGCCATAGTGAAAAGAGGCAGCGGCATAAGGTGGAGGTTTAGTGGTTGTAGAAGACACGTTCCCTGCCCACACTCCGAATAATCTGTCCAACTTCGCAAAATTTGTGTATAGTCAGTCCATAAGGATTCTCCTAAATACCACACTGAATCGAATACTAGGgaagcccggggctagttggcgtttggggtaagttggcggaatctctttttctccgtttctattggGCATATAGCGCagcctctcgttgtgtacctcatgttatgtgaaacccatcatccaatgtgtttttgttgcaaaacattttgttttgtaaaagttgtgggcgatattcTGTTTTCGAgtataccaagtaaattttctaaattttcaacagtttgtgttatttaggatgattttcaatctatttcccaaatgattatatttttcgatagtgcgtgaaaagagatTTCAGTATCAGTATAGATATTACACCAATCTACAAACAAAAgctattttttaatagtttttgtttataaaatatGGTCGGGGAAAGCTAGCGGTgatgcacgcggggcaagttacAGTACAAAATAGgtatcaaaaaattttatttctggaattcactccaaagtaataaaatctttttcttgtgatCTCGTCAATACAGGAGACAGTTACTTTGGTCAAAATTCCTTGGTATTGAGACTACAATATAATatcaaatgtcggttaatatacagttttcttgaaaagacgATTGTGTTGTATTTTTCAAGatctacccgatcagaaacccataacagaaatatttcataactatatctcgcattgttacttgttataaatttctgttattttaactactaacgataCCTAAtctataacacaatatgttaccaaaattgtgttctgttgtAATCttcttatttcattctgatccgGATACCTACaccaaagcggtaaaaaatgaaaactgaaaacaccgccaactagccccagtcTCCCCTACCTATAACATATAATTAACTGGACCCGTTTCGACTGTACTACTTCGCTTGCTTATCCGCTTTTAATAAACATTGAAAGGACCTTTTGTATGAGTCATTTTAGCTGTTGAAAATCTAAATGTGTCATTCCTTTCTAGTTAGCACAAGTACAAACATCCACTGGCTCTGGCAGCAGAACGCCGATAAGTCACCACCATCCCAGCTACACGGATAAATTGGTTGAAGATGCCCTATTCGCTCAAGGCGTTCCTCCACCATCCCATCTTAACAACCTTCACCACAATCCGTCAGCCCACGGCAGTTCCACAGTGAATCAGCTACTCAGAAGGGCAGCTGCGGCAGCTGCGTTGAGACGTGATAGAAACAATTCTAACCAATCTGATGAGCTGTCACTAAAACGGCATCGATTGTCCACAGACAACAATATGCTTGGTAACAACAACAACCTAGATGTGGTGAATCACATGCCACAAATTACTGCAACTGATTTTTCCACAAGTATGAAATCAAATAGCAGTACTCCACACTCCCCACACATTAAAGAGCATCATCGACATGATAGCAATAAAACGCCTAACGGTAAGAGCCCGAACCGTTCAAAACCATTTatgtttttaaatcaatttttgtcatttgatacaggtaataataacaacaacaacagcatcaATATCAACAACAACACTAATAATTtgaacaacaataacaacaacaataataataatattaacgcTCATAGCAAGGATAGCGTACAAGTCGATCAGTCCAGTGGAAGCATGGGAAGCATAGCTACCAACGGCGGAAGCTTAGGATCAAATACTGACAAAGAAAGTCTTACTCCCTCGCCATCTGTACGGTCCACTGATGATGTAAAATCGGAGCCAATGGAGCTGGTATGCAGTTCTAATGTCGAAAATGAGAACAGTACCGACTCGATTGCTGATGACTCCCGCGGCATACATCATCCTGTCGACATTAAAGGATCCATTAGGTAATATCCTTCCTGATCAGAAGTAAGATCGCTACAAAATGTCATCAAAACTATATTTTCAAACGatatttgttagttttttttattatttgaaatACTAAAAGACCATGCATTATTTTATTACCTTCTACTCATGATAAGATCAATGTATCTAATTAATGTGTTGTTCTAGATTGTTGGGTCTACCATGAAACTAGTCATTTGGGGTAATGAAAACCTATTTATTTAAACGtcgcaaaactttttttttctatttcatgCACAATGGGCGAGTTGCTAATTAGAGCGCCACCTTCAACGTTGCGTAACTTTTATCGTACTTGACCGAAAAAAAACAGATTGTATCCAGTTTCTTATAAAAATGTATTGTCCCGCTAGTCTCATGCACCAGTCGCCTcaactcgacaaattgagacaatctctctctctctctctctctctctctctctctctctctctctctctctctctcttctctctctctctctctctctctctctctctttctctctctttctctctctctctctctctctctctctctctctctctttctctctctctctctctctctctctctctctctctctctctctctctctctctctctctctctctctctctctctctctttctctctctgtgattttttagagagcagtaaaaaaaattaaggaaaaCCCTGAGACCTGAgagaaaatgtacaaaaatcccaatgtctcagggaacgggtttgggctgccatcacccgacccgctaaaaaaccactgctcttgcccagaacctgattcctccccggcactaccacACGGCTTTACTTTGGgaaggggtttttatgtgcatagcacacactctaattcaactacttactagttcgtttcttccgcagggttacagccccactcctcgacacaccaccaattctccaccatccacacaaactggcaatttctgcatggcagtcggaaagctggctgtgagtcgataCTTAATGCTCCTCctctacgaagacaatctgggcggcaaacttcagactgtctaattcaccgagcccttcggctcccttgtgccagttagcaccgcaactccctttcTCACATCGTTCAGCGCCGTTTACTAGTTGaccaccagacttgttcgcaaactactcggtctaatccccgacgatggacctagcctactccgacggagaattccccggcgagagaagttctcccgaaaccgagccaaccagccaggtgtcgaggtcagtgcGGCGATTCCGGCGGAGCAGggtgtccggttcgctgatgccccgacgacctgcgactgatgatttttcgtcgcggtctactcagtctagtccccggctgTAAATCTAGTTTACGCCGACGGAGACTTTCCCGGCGAAGGaagctctcccgataccgattcttcttttgttttagcaccacaatttcttgagccctttggcttcctctcgttccgtttcgctctacttgcccgggccccgtggtggtggaggaacgctaagtgggaagctgagctgcaagcaaccgggcgggtcataggtggtggataatgcttaatcgcgatagcaactagttgtgattcgcgacccgaaccagcagcgggggctgactgcgggtgtggtaggacgaggtagtgggccctata is part of the Topomyia yanbarensis strain Yona2022 chromosome 1, ASM3024719v1, whole genome shotgun sequence genome and encodes:
- the LOC131694114 gene encoding broad-complex core protein isoforms 1/2/3/4/5-like isoform X4: MLGNNNNLDVVNHMPQITATDFSTSMKSNSSTPHSPHIKEHHRHDSNKTPNGNNNNNNSININNNTNNLNNNNNNNNNNINAHSKDSVQVDQSSGSMGSIATNGGSLGSNTDKESLTPSPSVRSTDDVKSEPMELVCSSNVENENSTDSIADDSRGIHHPVDIKGSISSPHEDDMDSSIHSHTAPPFLITPGDNKLFAPPGSFNFSMAALAADPTALAGFNQQALQAAELAGSPQGCSPKKLFSCQLCGKVLCSKASLKRHIADKHAERQEEYRCIICERVYCSRNSLMTHIYTYHKSRPGEMEMKDIKFF